A single Acropora palmata chromosome 5, jaAcrPala1.3, whole genome shotgun sequence DNA region contains:
- the LOC141881448 gene encoding uncharacterized protein LOC141881448 isoform X1, translating to MAKETMKNRHEHNLQVTKEENLERFVESMASAMDNQWSSPKFITCPNCNERYDDGHKRRLIDTCGHPRCYSCLFVDKPCPLCKRIPQDPKPRPSSFRAGTSGSDESLHTPDETLKAGNLTKDQNSLSHPDLSEIRKTRALTLPARGYRTDNYFRSLYRYDLPVSGTDDSHSKNKPRKVINYHKSLENLSDEFWRSVERAASPLSRDTTSPNKSSTSDITSVDRGPVVPGQIRPRTATECDRSNSSRVEALRKLEIAEGRPRAQSDLTIPGRFQERRNPERHEVFNTLPSNFHIMDLTERSRANSDRSSDISLPFSDSCSESSGDSDQLTVGNPHSPPYKGITKRWSNEEVQNERLRIAEERLYNGFMRSEEQGRRKKITQNPQENIIHWVVEPPKHDKQDVRELAKITQVINSQNKRPDPPKRGDGSKRIHEYNGQAIRLSKSSPSTAL from the exons ATGGCGAAGGAAACCATGAAGAACCGACATGAGCACAATTTGCAAG TAACCAAGGAAGAGAACTTAGAACGTTTTGTGGAATCAATGGCTTCAGCTATGGATAATCAGTGGTCTTCCCCCAAGTTTATAACGTGTCCAAACTGCAATGAAAGATACGACGACGGCCATAAAAGGAGGCTTATTGATACATGCGGACATCCAAGGTGTTATTCGTGTCTGTTCGTCGATAAGCCTTGCCCCTTGTGCAAAA ggATTCCTCAAGACCCAAAGCCTAGGCCCAGTTCCTTTCGCGCTGGAACATCTGGCTCGGATGAATCCCTTCACACACCAGATGAAACGCTCAAAGCTGGAAATCTGACAAAGGACCAAAACTCTCTCTCGCACCCAGACCTGAGCGAGATTCGTAAGACGCGAGCACTGACTCTGCCTGCTCGAGGATATAGAACAG ACAACTACTTCAGGTCCCTGTACAGATATGACCTGCCCGTCTCTG GAACAGATGACAGCCATTCGAAGAACAAACCAAGAAAAGTTATCAATTATCATAAGTCACTGGAAAACCTTTCAGATGAGTTCTGGAGAAGTGTAGAAAGGGCAGCGAGTCCTCTTAGCAGAGACACAA CTTCACCCAACAAATCATCCACTAGCGACATCACATCTGTTGACAGAGGACCTGTGGTTCCAGGTCAAATTCGACCGCGAACCGCAACGGAATGTGACAGAAGTAATTCTTCCCGAGTCGAAGCTTTAAGGAAGCTGGAAATTGCCGAGGGAAGGCCAAGGGCGCAGTCTGATCTTACCATTCCTGGGAGATTTCAAGAGAGACGAAACCCTGAACGGCATGAAGTTTTCAATACTTTGCCGAGTAATTTCCACATTATGGATCTCACTGAGCGAAGTCGAGCGAACTCCGATAGATCATCCGATATTTCCCTTCCTTTTTCCGACTCTTGTTCCGAGAGCTCGGGTGATTCTGATCAATTGACTGTGGGTAACCCCCACAGCCCTCCTTACAAAGGCATCACGAAGAGATGGTCGAACGAAGAAGTTCAAAATGAACGATTACGAATTGCTGAAGAACGGTTGTATAATGGGTTCATGCGCAGCGAGGAGCAAGGTCgacgaaaaaaaatcacccAGAATCCGCAAGAAAATATTATACATTGGGTGGTGGAACCACCAAAACATGACAAGCAGGATGTCAGGGAGCTTGCGAAAATAACACAGGTCATTAactcacaaaataaaagacCAGACCCACCGAAACGAGGGGACGGTAGCAAACGAATACATGAATACAATGGACAGGCCATCAGATTATCTAAATCTTCTCCATCCACTGCTCTctga
- the LOC141881448 gene encoding uncharacterized protein LOC141881448 isoform X2 — MASAMDNQWSSPKFITCPNCNERYDDGHKRRLIDTCGHPRCYSCLFVDKPCPLCKRIPQDPKPRPSSFRAGTSGSDESLHTPDETLKAGNLTKDQNSLSHPDLSEIRKTRALTLPARGYRTDNYFRSLYRYDLPVSGTDDSHSKNKPRKVINYHKSLENLSDEFWRSVERAASPLSRDTTSPNKSSTSDITSVDRGPVVPGQIRPRTATECDRSNSSRVEALRKLEIAEGRPRAQSDLTIPGRFQERRNPERHEVFNTLPSNFHIMDLTERSRANSDRSSDISLPFSDSCSESSGDSDQLTVGNPHSPPYKGITKRWSNEEVQNERLRIAEERLYNGFMRSEEQGRRKKITQNPQENIIHWVVEPPKHDKQDVRELAKITQVINSQNKRPDPPKRGDGSKRIHEYNGQAIRLSKSSPSTAL; from the exons ATGGCTTCAGCTATGGATAATCAGTGGTCTTCCCCCAAGTTTATAACGTGTCCAAACTGCAATGAAAGATACGACGACGGCCATAAAAGGAGGCTTATTGATACATGCGGACATCCAAGGTGTTATTCGTGTCTGTTCGTCGATAAGCCTTGCCCCTTGTGCAAAA ggATTCCTCAAGACCCAAAGCCTAGGCCCAGTTCCTTTCGCGCTGGAACATCTGGCTCGGATGAATCCCTTCACACACCAGATGAAACGCTCAAAGCTGGAAATCTGACAAAGGACCAAAACTCTCTCTCGCACCCAGACCTGAGCGAGATTCGTAAGACGCGAGCACTGACTCTGCCTGCTCGAGGATATAGAACAG ACAACTACTTCAGGTCCCTGTACAGATATGACCTGCCCGTCTCTG GAACAGATGACAGCCATTCGAAGAACAAACCAAGAAAAGTTATCAATTATCATAAGTCACTGGAAAACCTTTCAGATGAGTTCTGGAGAAGTGTAGAAAGGGCAGCGAGTCCTCTTAGCAGAGACACAA CTTCACCCAACAAATCATCCACTAGCGACATCACATCTGTTGACAGAGGACCTGTGGTTCCAGGTCAAATTCGACCGCGAACCGCAACGGAATGTGACAGAAGTAATTCTTCCCGAGTCGAAGCTTTAAGGAAGCTGGAAATTGCCGAGGGAAGGCCAAGGGCGCAGTCTGATCTTACCATTCCTGGGAGATTTCAAGAGAGACGAAACCCTGAACGGCATGAAGTTTTCAATACTTTGCCGAGTAATTTCCACATTATGGATCTCACTGAGCGAAGTCGAGCGAACTCCGATAGATCATCCGATATTTCCCTTCCTTTTTCCGACTCTTGTTCCGAGAGCTCGGGTGATTCTGATCAATTGACTGTGGGTAACCCCCACAGCCCTCCTTACAAAGGCATCACGAAGAGATGGTCGAACGAAGAAGTTCAAAATGAACGATTACGAATTGCTGAAGAACGGTTGTATAATGGGTTCATGCGCAGCGAGGAGCAAGGTCgacgaaaaaaaatcacccAGAATCCGCAAGAAAATATTATACATTGGGTGGTGGAACCACCAAAACATGACAAGCAGGATGTCAGGGAGCTTGCGAAAATAACACAGGTCATTAactcacaaaataaaagacCAGACCCACCGAAACGAGGGGACGGTAGCAAACGAATACATGAATACAATGGACAGGCCATCAGATTATCTAAATCTTCTCCATCCACTGCTCTctga
- the LOC141881627 gene encoding cytochrome P450 20A1-like — MMFPSHLSGTDLGVFAVVVVFGLIVVLLFTFDFRGSSKGPSIPGEEPSDSEMGNLLDVGKAGSLHEYLMLLHEKYGAIAGFWWGKMYVVSLASPEYWKEVQPIFDRPPELFKLFEPLIGKKSIQFANGPSGRKRRQVMDRSFSHESVKDYYEYLVQIAKETANQFSTSSLQEHVPLGKSMVAMAIRAISAVGMGRAFREEKEIDKLSTVYELCWNEMEARLTEPAPEPHSKREKDFQDAKTTMQNIVKEYMKQRREDKDKAERLFIDSVLDCEFMDEEEMCDNIMSFLIGGFHTTGNMMTWCLYYLTKHPEVQEKVYEELIEVLGDEDIKPQVASELKYTRQVIDETLRVSVLAPWGARIHEFDLQVGEYIIPKETPMLLPFGVVLQDPNLWPEPQRFDPDRFNSDNLKKLPNLSYQPFGFAGKRKCPGWRLSIAEGLVFLSVLVK; from the exons AGGGGTTCTTCAAAAGGACCATCAATCCCAGGAGAGGAACCATCAGATTCTGA AATGGGCAATCTTCTGGATGTGGGAAAAGCTGGAAGTCTGCACGAGTATTTAATGTTATTACATGAAAAATATGGTGCCATAGCAGGATTCTGGTGGGGCAAGATGTATGTTGTGAGCTTGGCTTCTCCTGAGTACTGGAAAGAAGTACAACCTATCTTTGATAGACCAC cggagcttttcaaactttttgaACCTCTTATTGGTAAGAAAAGTATTCAGTTTGCCAATGGCCCTAGTGGCAGAAAAAGACGGCAGGTTATGGACAGAAGCTTCAGTCATGAATCTGTGAAAGATTACTATGAGTATCTTGTTCAG ATTGCAAAGGAAACTGCAAATCAATTTTCCACAAGCAGTCTTCAAGAGCATGTTCCTCTTGGGAAAAGTATGGTTGCTATGGCAATAAGGGCCATATCTGCTGTTGGAATGGGTCGTGCATTTAGGGAGGAGAAGGAAATTGACAAACTTTCGACGGTGTATGAATTG TGTTGGAATGAGATGGAGGCTCGTCTCACTGAACCTGCTCCTGAACCACACagtaaaagagagaaagactTTCAAGATG CAAAAACCACCATGCAAAACATTGTTAAAGAATATATGAAGCAGAGACGAGAGGACAAAGATAAAGCAGAGAGACTGTTCATTGACTCTGTTCTTGATTGTGAATTTATGGATGAAGAAGAG ATGTGTGACAACATAATGTCTTTTCTCATTGGAGGTTTTCACACGACAGGAAACA TGATGACATGGTGTTTGTATTACCTGACAAAACATCCAGAGGTCCAAGAGAAAGTTTACGAAGAACTGATTGAAGTTTTGGGAGATGAAGATATTAAACCTCAAGTTGCCTCTGAACTTAA GTACACCCGCCAGGTCATTGATGAGACACTCCGTGTATCAGTCCTGGCTCCTTGGGGTGCCAGAATTCATGAGTTTGATTTGCAAGTTGGAGAGTATATCATCCCGAAAGAG ACGCCCATGTTGCTCCCGTTTGGCGTTGTCCTTCAGGACCCCAATTTGTGGCCAGAACCTCAAAG GTTTGATCCGGATCGTTTCAATTCAGACAACTTGAAAAAACTTCCCAATCTTAGTTATCAGCCATTTGGCTTTGCGGGAAAGCGCAAATGCCCTGGTTGGCGATTGTCAATAGCTGAAGGGTTGGTTTTCCTGTCAGTACTTGTGAAATGA